From a single Bacillus pseudomycoides DSM 12442 genomic region:
- the glpD gene encoding aerobic glycerol-3-phosphate dehydrogenase produces the protein MKFSSKQRKDVLNGVNKQELDVIVIGGGITGSGIALDGATRGLSTIVFEMQDFAAGTSSRSTKLVHGGLRYLKQLEVKMVAEVGKERAIVYENGPHVTTPEWMLLPFHKGGTFGSFSTSIGLRVYDFLAGVKRSERRKMFSREETMKKEPLVKQEGLKGGGYYVEYRTDDARLTIEVMKEAIEHGAKAVNYAKVDGFLYKDGKVCGVRVVDLLDGEVYEVYGKKIVNAAGPWVDTLREKDNSKRGKVLQLSKGVHLVIDQKRFPLGQAIYFDTPDKRMVFAIPRGGKTYVGTTDTFYDKDAAVPQMTTEDRTYIINAINYMFPTVKITEKDIESSWAGVRPLIYEEGKSASEISRKDEIWTSESGLITIAGGKLTGYRKMAEMVVDYVTSLLQKEGHSAYPKSETKHMPISGGHVSGSKQFPTFVAKKAQEGTKYGLTAKQAEEFAKFYGSNVDILFNLAKQHKAEAKEYNMPLDVLVPLVYAMDYEMTAKPVDFFVRRRGAVFFNIHWVYDWKEAVIAYMAAKLGWSKEEQMKYTAELEKALTDAVVPVDQQEQAAALA, from the coding sequence ATGAAATTTTCAAGTAAACAACGTAAAGACGTATTAAATGGAGTAAATAAACAAGAGTTAGATGTGATCGTAATTGGTGGAGGTATTACTGGTTCTGGTATTGCATTAGATGGAGCAACACGCGGTTTATCAACAATTGTGTTTGAAATGCAAGACTTTGCAGCAGGTACATCAAGTCGTTCAACGAAGCTTGTACACGGTGGTTTACGTTATTTGAAACAACTTGAAGTGAAAATGGTAGCAGAAGTTGGGAAAGAGCGTGCGATCGTATATGAGAACGGTCCCCATGTAACAACACCAGAGTGGATGTTACTTCCGTTCCATAAAGGCGGTACATTTGGTTCATTCAGTACATCAATCGGTCTTCGTGTATACGACTTCCTAGCGGGTGTAAAACGCAGCGAACGTAGAAAAATGTTTAGCCGCGAAGAAACAATGAAAAAAGAACCGCTTGTAAAACAAGAAGGCTTAAAGGGCGGCGGTTATTACGTAGAGTATCGTACAGATGATGCTCGTTTAACAATCGAAGTTATGAAAGAAGCAATTGAACATGGTGCAAAAGCAGTCAACTATGCAAAAGTAGACGGTTTCTTATATAAAGATGGAAAAGTATGTGGTGTACGTGTCGTCGATTTATTAGATGGAGAAGTGTATGAAGTATACGGTAAGAAAATTGTAAACGCAGCTGGACCTTGGGTAGATACATTACGTGAAAAAGATAATTCAAAAAGAGGAAAAGTATTGCAGTTATCTAAAGGTGTTCACTTAGTAATCGATCAAAAACGTTTCCCACTAGGGCAAGCGATCTACTTTGATACACCAGACAAGCGTATGGTCTTCGCAATTCCACGTGGCGGGAAAACATATGTAGGTACAACTGATACGTTCTATGATAAAGACGCAGCAGTACCACAAATGACAACAGAAGATCGCACATATATCATTAATGCGATTAACTATATGTTCCCAACTGTGAAGATTACAGAAAAAGATATTGAATCAAGTTGGGCTGGTGTTCGCCCATTAATTTATGAAGAAGGTAAGAGTGCATCTGAAATTTCTCGTAAAGATGAAATTTGGACTTCTGAATCTGGTTTAATCACAATTGCGGGCGGAAAATTAACAGGATATCGTAAGATGGCTGAAATGGTAGTAGATTATGTAACGTCATTATTACAAAAAGAAGGACATAGTGCGTATCCGAAAAGTGAAACGAAGCATATGCCAATCTCTGGTGGACATGTAAGTGGATCAAAACAATTCCCAACATTCGTTGCGAAAAAAGCACAAGAGGGAACAAAATATGGTTTAACAGCAAAGCAAGCAGAAGAGTTTGCGAAATTCTATGGATCTAACGTAGATATTCTCTTTAACTTAGCAAAACAACATAAAGCAGAAGCAAAAGAATATAACATGCCGTTAGACGTGCTTGTACCGCTTGTATACGCGATGGATTATGAAATGACAGCAAAACCTGTTGACTTCTTCGTACGCCGCAGAGGGGCTGTATTCTTCAACATTCACTGGGTATATGATTGGAAAGAAGCAGTAATTGCATATATGGCAGCAAAATTAGGTTGGAGCAAAGAAGAACAAATGAAATACACAGCTGAATTAGAGAAAGCATTAACGGACGCTGTAGTGCCTGTAGATCAGCAAGAACAAGCAGCTGCATTAGCATAA
- the prsA gene encoding peptidylprolyl isomerase PrsA has product MKKAMLALAATSLIALSACGSSDKIVTSKAGDISKEDLYKQMKDRAGKQILRGMVLEKVLLKNHTVDDKEVDKKYDEYKKQLGDQFDAALKQQGFTKDSFKESVRAELAMDKAIESSITDKELKENYKPEIKASHILVKDEATAKKVKEELGQGKSFEELAKQYSEDKGSAEKGGDLGYFGPGKMVKEFSDAAYKLKKDEVSEPVKSQFGYHIIKVTDIKEQKSFEEEKANIKKGLVEKKKQDPQFMAELQDKELKKADVKVEDKDLKDTFETPKAEKEKK; this is encoded by the coding sequence ATGAAGAAAGCTATGCTTGCCTTAGCAGCAACAAGTTTGATTGCTTTATCAGCATGTGGATCATCTGACAAAATTGTTACATCTAAAGCTGGTGACATTTCAAAAGAAGACCTTTACAAACAAATGAAAGACAGAGCTGGTAAACAAATTTTACGTGGTATGGTACTTGAGAAAGTACTTCTTAAAAACCATACAGTCGACGATAAAGAAGTTGACAAAAAATATGATGAATACAAAAAGCAACTTGGCGATCAATTTGACGCAGCTTTAAAACAACAAGGCTTTACAAAAGACTCATTTAAAGAAAGCGTTCGTGCTGAATTAGCGATGGACAAAGCTATTGAAAGCAGTATCACTGACAAAGAATTAAAAGAGAATTATAAACCTGAAATTAAAGCAAGTCACATCCTTGTAAAAGATGAAGCAACTGCGAAAAAAGTAAAAGAAGAACTTGGACAAGGTAAATCTTTTGAAGAATTAGCAAAACAATACTCAGAAGATAAAGGTTCTGCTGAAAAAGGCGGCGACTTAGGCTACTTCGGACCTGGTAAAATGGTAAAAGAATTTTCAGATGCTGCATATAAATTGAAAAAAGATGAAGTAAGTGAGCCTGTGAAATCACAATTCGGTTACCATATCATCAAAGTAACTGATATTAAAGAACAAAAATCATTTGAAGAAGAAAAAGCAAACATTAAAAAAGGCCTAGTTGAGAAGAAAAAACAAGATCCTCAATTCATGGCTGAGCTTCAAGACAAAGAACTTAAAAAAGCTGATGTGAAGGTTGAAGATAAAGATTTAAAAGATACCTTTGAGACTCCAAAAGCTGAAAAAGAGAAGAAATAA
- a CDS encoding YjcZ family sporulation protein yields the protein MNSSLILLVVLFILLVIIGIICL from the coding sequence ATGAATTCATCACTTATTTTATTGGTTGTACTGTTTATTTTATTAGTCATTATAGGTATAATTTGCTTATAG
- a CDS encoding DUF1878 family protein — protein MDVVKRLEQAEYYVELLFQMIDEDKCPFYSLIIKKKARKKDIERILNLCEQLNEQYIVEKQEGLLLFDALLDQFEKALPHQLEVNETAEALHRQGLFQPIMQEFLRMTAKK, from the coding sequence ATGGACGTTGTAAAACGACTAGAGCAAGCTGAATATTATGTAGAACTTCTTTTCCAAATGATCGATGAAGATAAGTGTCCATTTTATTCTTTAATTATAAAGAAAAAAGCTCGTAAAAAAGATATTGAACGTATACTGAATCTTTGTGAACAATTGAACGAACAATACATAGTAGAAAAACAAGAAGGCTTACTTTTGTTTGATGCTCTTTTGGATCAGTTTGAAAAAGCGCTTCCACATCAGCTCGAAGTAAACGAGACTGCGGAAGCGCTACATAGACAGGGCTTATTTCAGCCAATTATGCAAGAATTTTTACGCATGACAGCGAAAAAATAA
- a CDS encoding HTH-type transcriptional regulator Hpr, which translates to MKSGEKDYSVKEAMIFSQRIAQLSKALWKCVEKDWQQWIKPYDLNINEHHILSIAYHLKGASISEIAKFGVMHVSTAFNFSKKLEERGYLVFSKKEDDKRNTYIEITEKGETLLLQLMEEYDPENNSVFNGALALRNFYGKFPENIELIAILRNIYGQDFIDIFEKSLENIEENFTEHDKKLIKK; encoded by the coding sequence ATGAAAAGTGGAGAAAAAGATTATTCGGTAAAAGAAGCCATGATTTTCAGTCAACGCATTGCTCAATTATCGAAGGCATTATGGAAATGCGTAGAAAAAGATTGGCAACAGTGGATTAAACCATATGATTTAAACATTAACGAACATCATATTTTATCCATTGCTTATCATTTAAAAGGGGCTTCTATTTCTGAGATTGCAAAGTTTGGCGTTATGCATGTATCAACTGCATTTAACTTTTCCAAAAAACTTGAAGAGCGCGGCTATCTTGTATTTTCAAAAAAAGAAGATGATAAACGAAATACGTATATTGAAATTACAGAAAAAGGGGAAACATTGCTGCTGCAATTAATGGAGGAGTATGACCCTGAAAATAATTCGGTCTTTAATGGCGCTCTTGCACTTCGCAATTTTTATGGTAAGTTCCCAGAAAATATCGAGTTAATCGCGATTTTAAGAAATATTTATGGACAAGATTTTATCGATATTTTTGAGAAATCACTAGAAAATATTGAGGAAAATTTTACGGAACACGATAAAAAATTAATTAAAAAATAA
- a CDS encoding YtxH domain-containing protein: MSKAKSFVTGIIFGGAVAGLAVLFSTPSSGKDMRSKLKEKGNDIKKTLADITADTKLLKRQIVETASEGKEVFQELKDDMQDTLSTWKQDISQNKLHIEQEILDIQKSIEKLQQAVPEKA; encoded by the coding sequence ATGTCAAAAGCTAAATCCTTTGTAACAGGTATCATTTTTGGCGGAGCTGTCGCTGGACTAGCCGTTCTTTTTTCTACTCCTTCTTCTGGTAAAGATATGCGGAGTAAACTAAAAGAAAAAGGAAATGATATAAAAAAAACGCTGGCTGATATTACTGCTGATACAAAATTATTAAAACGTCAAATTGTTGAAACAGCTTCAGAAGGTAAAGAAGTTTTTCAAGAATTGAAAGACGATATGCAGGATACGCTTTCCACATGGAAACAAGATATTTCCCAAAACAAGCTTCATATTGAACAAGAGATTTTAGACATTCAAAAATCAATTGAAAAACTGCAACAAGCAGTTCCAGAAAAAGCGTAA
- a CDS encoding HIT family protein has protein sequence MNHTADNCIFCKIIEGQIPCSKVYEDEHVLAFLDISQVTKGHTLVIPKVHKQDIFALTPEIASHIFSVVPKISNAIKSEFNPVGFNLLNNNGEKAGQTVFHFHLHLIPRYGENDGFGAVWKSHQNEYTTENLQNIASTIANSVK, from the coding sequence ATGAATCACACAGCCGATAATTGTATTTTTTGTAAAATCATTGAAGGACAAATCCCTTGCTCAAAAGTATATGAAGATGAACATGTGCTTGCATTTTTAGATATTAGCCAAGTGACAAAAGGACATACACTTGTCATTCCAAAGGTACATAAACAAGATATTTTTGCTTTAACGCCAGAAATCGCATCACATATTTTTTCTGTCGTTCCTAAAATCTCAAATGCGATTAAATCTGAATTTAACCCAGTCGGCTTTAACCTTTTGAATAACAACGGTGAGAAGGCTGGACAAACTGTATTCCACTTCCACCTTCATTTAATTCCACGCTACGGTGAAAACGATGGTTTTGGCGCTGTTTGGAAATCACACCAAAATGAATATACGACGGAAAATTTACAAAACATCGCAAGTACCATTGCAAATAGTGTAAAATAA